In a genomic window of Amblyomma americanum isolate KBUSLIRL-KWMA chromosome 4, ASM5285725v1, whole genome shotgun sequence:
- the LOC144128449 gene encoding thromboxane-A synthase-like — MWQLVAASIILLLVHWYMKRKQHFCYFKDLDIPGPEPSIITGNMDELYKKTPVKAYREWIEKYGKVVGYFNGYRPVLLVADLDLLKMIQVKDFQDFIDRSLLFQSKRPPKPHNKSLIQLMGRRWKEVRSVLTPSFTTNKLKMLAPGVVCSVREFEAKIAEHARTGEEFDIGSMYQALTLDVICRSAMGIEYSIQKNPEHSLLVSSRLLFSSTFSWIAVLLASFPELEFILRYLNDWRLANTNNGVHPFKEVQEKCGNIVKQRQLDSATASQKDLLQLMIEAKSHSVDVGSVTSDQLTAADDNEHELKQTAPPPNGFAHTSKTVLDDDDITQNAFLVLVAGYETTSNTLTLVSHMLVNYPEVQEKVRQELLAALGPDEEITYSTIQKLTYLNCVIYETMRLYPPIFAFTTREAVVDKQYGKLKIPAGTAVMAATEYIHRDPSCWEEPDKFDPDRFLPERRKGQNPLAFQPFGAGPRNCIGMRFAQMEMRFTLAHLLRKYRLEATPNSDKDPAEIDMNPLVLRIKRGVNVKAVSI, encoded by the exons ATGTGGCAACTGGTCGCAGCTTCCATCATCCTCCTCCTGGTGCACTGGTACAT GAAGAGGAAGCAGCACTTCTGCTACTTCAAGGACCTCGACATCCCGGGACCAGAGCCCAGCATTATCACCGGGAACATGGACGAACTATACAAGAAG ACCCCCGTAAAGGCATACCGAGAATGGATTGAGAAGTACGGGAAAGTAGTAGG ATACTTCAACGGTTACCGTCCAGTCCTGCTCGTCGCTGATCTTGACTTGCTGAAAATGATTCAAGTGAAGGACTTCCAGGATTTCATTGACCGAAGC CTTCTGTTCCAGTCCAAGCGGCCGCCCAAACCTCACAACAAGAGCCTCATCCAACTGATGGGCAGGCGCTGGAAGGAAGTCCGGAGCGTGCTGACGCCCTCCTTCACGACCAACAAACTCAAAATG TTGGCTCCGGGCGTGGTGTGCAGCGTGCGTGAGTTTGAGGCCAAGATCGCGGAGCACGCGCGGACTGGCGAGGAGTTCGACATCGGCAGCATGTACCAGGCGCTGACGCTGGACGTGATCTGCCGGAGCGCCATGGGCATCGAGTACAGCATCCAGAAGAACCCCGAGCACAGCCTGCTGGTCAGCAGCCGCCTGCTCTTCAGCAGCACCTTCTCCTGGATCGCGGTCTTGCTCG CCTCTTTCCCGGAACTGGAGTTCATTCTGAGGTACCTGAATGATTGGAGACTCGCTAACACCAACAACGGCGTGCACCCCTTCAAGGAAGTTCAGGAGAAGTGCGGAAACATCGTCAAGCAGCGCCAGCTCGACAGCGCGACG GCGTCGCAGAAGGACTTGCTGCAGCTCATGATTGAAGCCAAGTCTCACAGCGTGGACGTCGGGAGCGTCACCTCAGATCAGCTGACGGCCGCTGACGACAACGAGCACGAACTCAAGCAAACTGCGC CCCCACCGAACGGCTTCGCACACACAAGCAAGACGGTTCTGGACGATGACGACATCACGCAGAACGCTTTCCTCGTCCTCGTCGCCGG GTACGAGACAACGAGTAACACGCTCACACTCGTCTCCCACATGCTGGTCAATTACCCCGAGGTGCAAGAGAAGGTGCGTCAGGAGCTTCTGGCCGCACTGGGACCGGAC GAGGAGATTACCTACAGCACCATTCAGAAGTTGACCTACCTGAACTGCGTCATCTACGAGACCATGCGCCTCTACCCGCCCATCTTCGC GTTCACGACGAGGGAGGCCGTGGTGGATAAGCAATACGGCAAGCTGAAGATTCCAGCCGGCACAGCGGTCATGGCTGCCACTGAGTACATCCACCGTGATCCTAGCTGCTGGGAGGAACCCGACAAGTTCGACCCGGACAG GTTCCTCCCGGAGCGGCGCAAGGGCCAGAACCCGTTGGCCTTCCAGCCGTTCGGCGCTGGACCGCGCAACTGCATCggcatgcggttcgctcagaTGGAGATGCGCTTCACGCTCGCCCACCTCCTGCGCAAGTACCGCCTCGAGGCGACGCCCAACAGCGACAAG